CTGCAATGGTTCCCAGATTCACAGGTACAGATCAAGGATTTCCGGACCCCTGATTGACAGAATAGATATACACATTGAAGTACCTCCTGTGACTATTCGAGAGCTTTCACTCGACAGGGAAGGGGAATCGTCAGAAAAGATCAGGGAGAGGGTAATAAAAGCTCGCAAGATTCAGGAGGAGAGATTCAAAGGAAAGAAGATATATGCAAATAGCCAGATGACAACAAGAATGATAAAGAAATACTGTCCTTTGAATGATAATGCCGAAATACTCCTTGAAAAGGCTATTGAAAAATTTGGTCTTTCCCCCCGTGCCTACCACAGGATTCAGAAGGTTGCAAGGACTATTGCAGACCTTGAAATGAAGGAAAATATAGAAGAGTCTTATGTGGCAGAGGCGATTCAATACAGGGTACTCGATAGAAGACTGGCGTTTTAGAACAACATTTTCACATCCAAGCTTCATGCGAAGTTATTGGCTTTCCACACCAGGAAGCGATCTACTGCCCAACTTCCCCGATGAAACCTTTGGCGTCCTCAAAAAAAACAAGAACCCTGCCAGTGCGTCGAATACCGCATATTGCCTTGTTTAAAAAATTGAACCTTTTTAAAAGCACAAGACGTACAAACATTTCTAAGGTTGCTCAGGAACAGGCGAAAGATTAGATGTTGGAAAGTTGGTAAAGAAATTTTTTCAAAATTTTCTTGACATCAATTAAGCGATTTATTAAAAACTGTATACAAGGGGGAGGACTTTGCCTGAAAAAATCGAATCTATCCTTCAAAAATATAGCCGGGGACAGGACGAACTGATACCAATTTTACAGGGTGTACAGAAGGAATTTGGTTATATTTCACTGGAATCGGTAAAAAAAATTTCAAGATACCTCCGTATCACCGAAAATCAGATCTATGGTGTTTCTTCGTTTTATGCCCAATTTCGGTTTACTTCACCCGGTCGGCATTTGATAAAGGCCTGCCGAGGGACAGCTTGCCATGTTCGTGGTGCACAGCGGATATTGGAAGAAGTGAAGAAACAACTTGGTATCACGGAAGGTGAAACCACACCTGACTTAGAATACTCACTCGAAACAGTGGCTTGTATAGGGTGTTGTGCACTGGCGCCGTGCATTATGATAAATGAAGAAGTACATGGGCGATTGAGCGACAAGGGCGTAGCTAATATATTTAGCAAGAAAGGGACGGAGGGTGAGAGTGATGACACAAACTGAGAATACCCGTACTATTTTAATCTGTCATGGAACTGGCTGTGTATCTTCGAAATCCCCCGAGATTCGGACAGCACTAGAAAAAGAAACTCAGCGATTAGGAATCACCACCAAGCTTACTGGTTGTCATGGTTTCTGTCAGCAAGGACCTATAGTTATTGTCGAACCTGATGGGGTATTCTATACACGGGTTGGAGTAGAGGATGTAACAGATATTGTTAACTCTCATTTACAAAACAATAAACCTGTTGGTCGTCTTTTTTATCAAGATCCGACTACGGGCAAGCGAATTCAACATTATAGAGATATACCCTTCTACAAGATGCAGCAACGTTTAATCCTACGCAATTGCGGCCATATTAATCCGGAAGAAATCGATGATTATCTTGCGGTAGGTGGATACGAGGCATTGAAAAAGGTACTTTTTGAAATGACACCAGAGAAAGTTATTGAGAATATCAATATCTCTGGTTTAAGAGGTAGAGGCGGTGCTGGCTTCCCTACAGGCCGAAAGTGGGAAATCTGTTCTAAGGCGTCTGGTGAAGAAAAATATATAATCTGCAACGCTGACGAAGGTGACCCAGGTGCGTTTATGGATAGGAGTATATTAGAGGCAGATCCTCATTCTGTGTTAGAAGGGATGAGTATTGCGGCTCATACTGTTGGTGCGAAGAAGGGTTTTATTTATGTGCGTGCAGAATATCCTCTTGCGGTGAAACGTTTAGAAATTGCTATCGCCCAAGCTAGAAAAAAGGGATTTCTTGGTAAAGATATTCTAGGAAGTGGCTTCGATTTTGATATAGAGATTTTTGAGGGAGCAGGAGCTTTCGTATGTGGTGAGGAAACTGCCTTAATAGAATCTATTGAAGGAAGGCGGGGCATGCCTCGGCATCGGCCACCATTTCCTGTTCAATCTGGATTATGGGGCAAGCCAACACTGATCAATAACGTAAAAACCTTAGCATATACGCCTCTGATCATTGTTCGAGGTGCAGATTGGTTTAGTGATATTGGAACTGAGCGAAGTAAGGGCACCGCAGTCTTTTCCATAACAGGTAAAGTAGCAAACTGTGGACTGGTAGAAGTGCCTATGGGAACTACATTGCATGAAATCATCTATGGTATTGGTGGCGGAATTCCCAACCGTAAAAAATTTAAGGCTGTTCAGACTGGAGGTCCATCGGGAGGATGTTTATCAGAGGAATTTCTTGGTCTACCTGTTGATTATGAGTCATTAACGTCTGCTGGTTCGATAATGGGTTCTGGTGGGCTTGTTGTAATGGATGAGGACACGTGTATTGTAGATGTGGCAAAATATTTTCTCGACTTCACCCAGAAAGAGTCATGCGGCAAATGCGTCCCATGCCGTGTGGGAACAAGACTCATGTTTGAGATACTTGACAGAATAACCCATGGCGAAGGTACTGCTGAAGACCTGTTGGCCTTAAGGACATTAGGCGACACAATAAAGAAGGGGGCACTCTGTGGTCTCGGTCAAACTGCTCCCAATCCTGTTCTCACTACATTGAGGTATTTCAGCAATGAATATCTCGAACATATAAAGGAGTACCGGTGCCGTGCAAGTGTTTGCAAGGACCTTATTGAGTTTAAGGTGATCAGAGAGAAATGTACCGGCTGTCAATCATGTGTCAGGATTTGTCCTACAGGCGCAATCACAGGACCAAGATCAAAGCCACACAATATCGATGCATCGAAATGCATCAAGTGTCGTTCCTGTTATGAAATTTGCCGTTTTGACGCTATTGCTGGCAATGCTATTGTGATTCGAACTGTGGAGAAAAAATCATGACAAAAGAAAAGATATTATCTATTACCATTGACAACAAAAAGGTAGAGGTCCGTCCAGGTTTGACCATACTCCAGGCCGCCCGTGAGAACAATGTCTTTATCCCCTCTCTATGTACCCTTGAACATCTGCCTTCATATGGTGCCTGTCGGTTGTGCGTGGTTGAGGTTGATGGTTTAAGGGGTTTCCCTACATCGTGTACAACGCCCGTGGAAGAAGGTATGGTAATTCGGACTGATACTGCTGAGATAAGAAGCTTGAGACAGGAGGTGCTTAAGCTACTCTTAAGCGAACATCCTGCAAGCTGCCTTTTCTGTACGGAGCAAAGTGAATGCAGACAATATCAGGGCACTATCCGTAAGGTGGGGGCGACTACACCGTAAGGTGGGGGCGACT
This region of Pseudomonadota bacterium genomic DNA includes:
- a CDS encoding ATP-binding protein translates to CNGSQIHRYRSRISGPLIDRIDIHIEVPPVTIRELSLDREGESSEKIRERVIKARKIQEERFKGKKIYANSQMTTRMIKKYCPLNDNAEILLEKAIEKFGLSPRAYHRIQKVARTIADLEMKENIEESYVAEAIQYRVLDRRLAF
- the nuoE gene encoding NADH-quinone oxidoreductase subunit NuoE; this encodes MPEKIESILQKYSRGQDELIPILQGVQKEFGYISLESVKKISRYLRITENQIYGVSSFYAQFRFTSPGRHLIKACRGTACHVRGAQRILEEVKKQLGITEGETTPDLEYSLETVACIGCCALAPCIMINEEVHGRLSDKGVANIFSKKGTEGESDDTN
- a CDS encoding NADH-quinone oxidoreductase subunit NuoF; this encodes MTQTENTRTILICHGTGCVSSKSPEIRTALEKETQRLGITTKLTGCHGFCQQGPIVIVEPDGVFYTRVGVEDVTDIVNSHLQNNKPVGRLFYQDPTTGKRIQHYRDIPFYKMQQRLILRNCGHINPEEIDDYLAVGGYEALKKVLFEMTPEKVIENINISGLRGRGGAGFPTGRKWEICSKASGEEKYIICNADEGDPGAFMDRSILEADPHSVLEGMSIAAHTVGAKKGFIYVRAEYPLAVKRLEIAIAQARKKGFLGKDILGSGFDFDIEIFEGAGAFVCGEETALIESIEGRRGMPRHRPPFPVQSGLWGKPTLINNVKTLAYTPLIIVRGADWFSDIGTERSKGTAVFSITGKVANCGLVEVPMGTTLHEIIYGIGGGIPNRKKFKAVQTGGPSGGCLSEEFLGLPVDYESLTSAGSIMGSGGLVVMDEDTCIVDVAKYFLDFTQKESCGKCVPCRVGTRLMFEILDRITHGEGTAEDLLALRTLGDTIKKGALCGLGQTAPNPVLTTLRYFSNEYLEHIKEYRCRASVCKDLIEFKVIREKCTGCQSCVRICPTGAITGPRSKPHNIDASKCIKCRSCYEICRFDAIAGNAIVIRTVEKKS
- a CDS encoding 2Fe-2S iron-sulfur cluster-binding protein; amino-acid sequence: MTKEKILSITIDNKKVEVRPGLTILQAARENNVFIPSLCTLEHLPSYGACRLCVVEVDGLRGFPTSCTTPVEEGMVIRTDTAEIRSLRQEVLKLLLSEHPASCLFCTEQSECRQYQGTIRKVGATTP